A section of the Felis catus isolate Fca126 chromosome B2, F.catus_Fca126_mat1.0, whole genome shotgun sequence genome encodes:
- the ARG1 gene encoding arginase-1, which yields MSSKSKSIGIIGVPFSKGQPRGGVEEGPTVLRKAGLLEKLKEQGCDVKDYGDLPFVDVPNDPPFEIVKNPRSVGKANEQLAGVVAEVKKNGRTSLVLGGDHSMAIGSISGHARVHPDLCVIWVDAHTDINTPLTTTSGNLHGQPVSFLLKELKGKIPDVPGFSWVTPCISAKDIVYIGLRDVDPGEHYILKTLGIKYFSMTEVDKLGIGKVMEEALSYLLGRKKRPIHLSFDVDGLDPSFTPATGTPVPGGLTYREGLYITEEIYKTGLLSGLDIMEVNPSLGKTPEEVTRTVNTAVTVTLACFGVAREGNHKPIDYLNPPK from the exons ATGAGTTCCAAGTCAAAATCCATTGGGATCATCGGAGTGCCTTTCTCAAAGGGCCAG CCACGAGGAGGCGTGGAAGAAGGCCCTACCGTATTGAGAAAGGCTGGCCTGCTTGAGAAACTTAAAGAACAAG GGTGTGATGTGAAAGATTACGGGGACCTGCCCTTTGTTGACGTCCCTAATGATCCTCCCTTTGAAATTGTGAAGAATCCAAGGTCTGTGGGAAAAGCGAATGAGCAGCTGGCTGGTGTGGTGGCAGAGGTGAAGAAGAATGGAAGGACCAGCCTGGTGCTGGGCGGAGACCACAG TATGGCGATTGGAAGCATCTCTGGCCATGCCAGGGTCCACCCAGATCTCTGCGTCATTTGGGTGGATGCTCACACTGATATCAACACTCCACTGACAACCACAAGTGGGAACTTGCACGGACAACCTGTGTCTTTCCTCCTGAAGGAACTAAAAGGAAAG ATCCCTGATGTACCAGGATTCTCGTGGGTGACTCCCTGCATATCCGCCAAAGATATTGTGTATATTGGCCTGAGAGACGTGGATCCTGGGGAACA CTATATTTTGAAAACTCTGGGTATTAAGTATTTTTCAATGACTGAAGTGGATAAACTGGGCATTGGCAAGGTGATGGAAGAAGCACTCAGCTACCTACTAGGAAG aaagaaaaggccaatTCATTTGAGCTTCGATGTTGATGGACTGGACCCATCCTTCACACCAGCTACTGGCACACCAGTCCCGGGAGGTCTGACTTACAGAGAAGGTCTCTACATTACAGAAGAAATTTACAAAACAG GGCTACTCTCAGGATTAGATATAATGGAAGTGAACCCATCTCTGGGGAAGACACCGGAAGAAGTAACTCGAACAGTGAACACAGCAGTAACAGTAACCTTGGCTTGCTTTGGAGTTGCTCGGGAGGGTAATCATAAGCCTATTGACTACCTTAACCCACCTAAGTAA